From the genome of Corallococcus macrosporus DSM 14697:
GCCCGCCACGGCTTCTTCAAAAGCGGCCTGGACGCGCAGCCGGGAGAACGCCGTCTGGGGCGCGAGCACGCCGTCTTCGTCCCCACCCACGAGCACGGGAGCCAGGGCCTTGAGCACCTCATGGTGCGGTCCGAGCACCTCGAGGCTGGTCCGGAGCGCGAACGAGAAGCGCTCCCGCCAGGGCCCCGACGGCAAGGCCGCGGCCCGCGCCGCGTACGCCGAGGACAGCTCGTCGTAGAGCGCCAGGAGGATGGCGCGCTTGCTGGGAAAGTACCGGTACAGCAGCCCGACACTCACCCCCGCCTCCTTCGCGATGTCCCGGAGGTGGGTGGCCTCGTAGCCGCGCGTGGAGAGGGACGCGAGCGCGATGGCGTACAGCCGTTGGCGCGTCTCCTGGCCCTGCTCCGTCCGGCCCCTGGGGCGTCCCCGCTTCCGTCCCTGGGTGGCGCCAGCCTTCTCCCTCGTGCCCATGACCTCCCCCTTGATTTAGGTGAACGAGTTCACTT
Proteins encoded in this window:
- a CDS encoding TetR/AcrR family transcriptional regulator; the protein is MGTREKAGATQGRKRGRPRGRTEQGQETRQRLYAIALASLSTRGYEATHLRDIAKEAGVSVGLLYRYFPSKRAILLALYDELSSAYAARAAALPSGPWRERFSFALRTSLEVLGPHHEVLKALAPVLVGGDEDGVLAPQTAFSRLRVQAAFEEAVAGATDAPGSAPVVKALGRLLYVAHLAVLMWWLLDKSPGQRATGGLVALLSRVLLPASLALRLPGAGSVVLRADVLCRQGLFGEAEPSDTDEVPR